A stretch of the Conger conger chromosome 3, fConCon1.1, whole genome shotgun sequence genome encodes the following:
- the LOC133124316 gene encoding ubiquitin carboxyl-terminal hydrolase 37-like: MAPAPPKVLQGDSVRIRICSLELGTTRWKEGSFEIHESDGKANLWVKFNCGGAPKIFQLKQNVKNVVLGPMQSLIRLAVTLKDSSVTFDRVPVTLAQKMKEYLERIKEGKHTVLKTTQRSASFGGILGKRLLNESSPRTGSVERRVKARAHRESPRKQLGSPGRMTSTPERRGLSENRSEKRKRLVVSDGDVYEDYPKENDSSSNNNGSLDSSQRFLLSCKEKLKQSEDSRSSGPVPLQTSSFYSGHLATKDYSQGRSFLDRPTSTIQSPSSRRSLSFPSHSTPFKRLRPSTDYSGWNRPRSSALAPLQAPLQGFSNLGNTCYMNAILQSLFSLQSFSNDLLKQGVPCRKIPANALLRRFILLLLKKDTSTPEMKRDLLRRVKSAISSTAERFSGYMQNDAHEFLSQCLDQLKDDVEKMNKSLKQDAWEGSRGVRPGEQPDASRIYTCPVVANMDFEVQHTITCKGCGGVVTKREQFNDLSIDLPRSAKTLPLRSLQDSLDLFFRMEEIEYSCEKCDGKSATVTHKFSKLPRVLILHLKRYSYNAQLCLNSKLGQQVFIPKYLSLSAHCTDSTRPPLCLGWTAQTSVKGSLKPDACISLDSDSEEEVTRKTASGRRRLGLGDERVEKVSGDGRTEPLDSSGISDDELLAAVLEMSRRDEVSRSQNEPSSPDTGFGDADVPDLLHNNETPADMLGENKENETPWGAEGETDWPQLEKEKEEEERELQMALAQSLQEHEAREMEEDDDLKKATELSLQEFSRSVVEFVCPADDSGNEEAFAMDYSEAEAEELKRNAETGEMANSFRLVSVVSHIGSSSSSGHYVSDVYDMKKQSWLTYNDLNVTRTQESAVQRDRDQSGYIYFYMQRELFEELERRGGSSDTGRAVLQPL, encoded by the exons ATGGCACCCGCACCGCCCAAGGTCCTTCAGGGGGACTCCGTTCGCATCCGCATCTGCAGTTTGGAGCTGGGGACGACTCGGTGGAAAGAGGGCAGCTTCGAGATTCACGAGAGTGACGGCAAGGCCAACCTGTGGGTGAAGTTCAACTGCGGGGGCGCTCCCAAAATATTTCAG CTGAAGCAGAATGTGAAGAATGTGGTGCTGGGCCCAATGCAGAGTCTCATCCGACTGGCGGTCACCCTGAAGGACTCGAGTGTTACTTTCGACAGGGTGCCAGTCACGCTTGCCCAGAAAATGAAGGAGTACCTGGAAAGAATAAAGGAGGGGAAACATACAG TTCTGAAGACAACCCAGAGAAGTGCAAGTTTTGGAGGTATCCTGGGGAAACGTTTGCTGAACGAGTCCAGCCCACGCACAGGCTCTGTGGAGAGACGGGTAAAG GCCAGAGCACACAGGGAGTCTCCACGAAAGCAACTGGGGAGTCCTGGCAGGATGACCTCCACTCCTGAGCGCCGTGGGCTCTCTGAGAACAG AAGTGAGAAGCGGAAGAGGCTGGTGGTCTCAGATGGTGATGTGTATGAGGACTACCCCAAGGAGAATGACTCCTCCAG CAATAACAACGGCAGCTTGGACTCATCCCAGAGGTTCCTGCTGAGCTGCAAGGAGAAGCTGAAACAGTCAGAAGACAGCAGGAGCTCAG GTCCTGTTCCGCTGCAGACATCGTCCTTCTACAGTGGCCATTTGGCAACTAAAGATTACTCTCAGGGGCGCTCATTCCTGGACAg GCCAACGAGCACAATTCAGTCTCCCTCCTCTAGAAGGAGCCTGTCGTTCCCGAGTCACTCCACGCCCTTTAAGAGGCTTCGCCCCAGTACGGACTACAGTGGGTGGAACAGGCCCAGGTCCTCTGCTCTGGCACCGCTTCAGGCTCCTCTGCAGGG ATTCTCCAACCTGGGGAATACCTGTTACATGAATGCTATTCTGCAGTCTCTGTTCAGCCTGCAGTCCTTCTCCAATGACCTGCTAAAGCAGGGTGTTCCGTGTAGGAAGATCCCTGCTAACGCTCTTCTCAG GCGCTTCATCCTCCTGCTGCTGAAGAAGGACACGTCCACCCCAGAGATGAAGAGGGACCTGCTGAGGAGGGTGAAGAGCGCCATCTCCTCCACAGCTGAGCGCTTCTCCGGGTACATGCAGAAC GATGCCCATGAGTTCCTCAGTCAGTGCCTGGATCAGCTGAAGGACGACGtggagaaaatgaacaaaagctTGAAGCAGGACGCCTGGGAAGGGTCTCGGGGGGTGCGGCCGGGGGAGCAGCCGGACGCTTCCCGAATTTACACCTGTCCCGTGGTGGCCAATATGGATTTTGAAGTGCAGCACACCATCACGTGTAAAGG GTGTGGAGGGGTGGTGACCAAGCGGGAGCAGTTTAATGACCTGTCCATTGATCTGCCCAGGAGCGCAAAGACCCTTCCGCTGCGCTCCCTACAGGACTCCCTGGACCTGTTCTTCAGG ATGGAAGAGATTGAATATTCCTGTGAGAAGTGCGATGGGAAGTCAGCAACGGTGACACACAAATTCAGTAAACTCCCCAG ggtgttGATCCTCCACCTGAAACGGTACAGTTACAACGCTCAGCTATGCCTCAACAGCAAGCTGGGGCAACAGGTGTTCATACCCAAATATCTCTCCCTGTCGGCCCACTGCACAGACTCCACCCGGCCCCCGCTCTGTCTCGGCTGGACTGCGCAAACATCTGT GAAAGGCTCTCTGAAACCTGATGCCTGCATTTCTCTCGACTCAGACAGTGAAGAGGAGGTCACCAGAAAGACGGCCAGTGGCAGACGCAGGCTGGGTCTCGGGGATGAGAGGGTGGAGAAG GTGTCGGGTGACGGCAGGACGGAGCCTCTGGACAGCAGTGGGATCAGTGATGACGAGTTGCTGGCGGCCGTCCTGGAGATGAGCCGTCGGGACGAGGTCTCCCGGTCCCAGAATGAGCCCAGCAGCCCCGACACCGGGTTCGGAGACGCCGACGTGCCGGACCTCCTGCACAACAATGAAACCCCTGCAG ACATGCTGGGTGAGAACAAGGAGAACGAGACCCCGTGGGGGGCTGAGGGAGAGACGGACTGGCCgcagctggagaaggagaaggaggaggaggagcgggagctGCAGATGGCTCTGGCCCAGAGTCTGCAGGAGCAT GAAGCTCGTGAAATGGAGGAGGATGATGACCTGAAAAAGGCCACAGAGCTCAGCTTACAAG AGTTCAGCCGCTCCGTAGTGGAGTTTGTGTGTCCAGCTGATGACTCTGGGAATGAAGAAGCGTTTGCCATGGACTACAGCGAGGCAGAAGCCGAGGAGCTGAAGAGAAATGCCGAG ACTGGAGAAATGGCCAACTCTTTCAGACTCGTCAGCGTGGTCAGTCACATCGGCAGCAGCTCGTCCTCAG GTCATTATGTCAGCGACGTGTACGACATGAAGAAGCAGTCCTGGCTGACCTATAACGATCTGAACGTGACGCGTACGCAGGAGTCTGCcgtgcagagagacagagaccagAGCGGGTACATATACTTCTACATGCAAAG GGAATTGTTTgaggagctggagaggagaggggggagtagCGATACTGGAAGGGCGGTTCTACAGCCCCTCTGA
- the cnot9 gene encoding CCR4-NOT transcription complex subunit 9: MLATGAAVSTALAQVDREKIYQWINELSSPETRENALLELSKKRESVPDLAPMLWHSCGTIAALLQEIVNIYPSINPPTLTAHQSNRVCNALALLQCVASHPETRSAFLAAHIPLFLYPFLHTVSKTRPFEYLRLTSLGVIGALVKTDEQEVINFLLTTEIIPLCLRIMESGSELSKTVATFILQKILLDDTGLAYICQTYERFSHVAMILGKMVLQLSKEPSARLLKHVVRCYLRLSDNPRAREALRQCLPDQLKDTTFAQVLKDDTTTKRWLAQLVKNLQEGQITDPRGIPLPPQ, from the exons ATGCTGGCTACAGGAGCA GCTGTAAGCACAGCACTGGCGCAGGTGGATAGGGAAAAGATCTATCAGTGGATCAATGAGCTGTCCAGCCCGGAGACCCGGGAGAATGCCCTGCTGGAGCTCAGCAAGAAGCGGGAGTCTGTTCCAGACCTGGCACCCATGCTCTGGCACTCCTGTGGCACCATCGCGGCACTGCTGCAG GAAATTGTCAACATATATCCCTCCATCAATCCACCCACTCTCACAGCGCACCAGTCCAACCGAGTGTGTAATGCCCTTGCACTGCTGCAGTGTGTCGCATCCCATCCGGAGACAAG GTCTGCGTTTCTGGCTGCACACATTCCGCTGTTCCTCTACCCCTTCCTCCACACGGTCAGCAAAACGCGTCCTTTCGAGTACCTGCGTCTCACCAGCCTTGGAGTCATAG GAGCACTGGTAAAAACGGATGAACAGGAAGTGATCAACTTCTTACTAACTACAGAGATCATTCCCCTGTGCCTGCGTATAATGGAGTCTGGCAGTGAGCTTTCCAAAACG GTGGCTACTTTCATTTTGCAGAAGATACTCCTGGACGACACAGGGCTGGCATATATTTGTCAGACATACGAACGCTTCTCTCATGTGGCGATGATACTT GGGAAGATGGTGCTGCAGCTCTCAAAAGAGCCTTCAGCACGCCTGCTGAAGCATGTGGTGCGATGCTATCTCCGCCTCTCCGATAATCCCAG AGCACGTGAGGCCCTCCGCCAGTGCCTGCCTGACCAGCTGAAAGACACCACCTTCGCCCAGGTGCTGAAGGATGACACCACCACCAAGCGCTGGCTGGCACAGCTGGTGAAGAACCTCCAGGAGGGGCAAATCACAGACCCCCGAGGCATCCCCCTACCTCCACAGTAA